The sequence CTGCGCTGGACGGCCTGCCGTGGCCGGCGCCGCCATGTCATAAAGGCGGTAACGATAAAAGCGGGAGGAAGCAGAGGCGAGCGCAACGCCGACCTTGCCGATCTCCCTCGCAAGCGAGCCGGAAGGGTCCTGATGTCGGTCAACAACAAGCGCGTGTTCTACGTCAAATATCTGGCCAATCCGATCTACATCGACATCCTCAAGGCGCGGCCCGATGTCCGGCTCGATCGCATCGAGAACGAAAGCCCCGAAGATTTCTATGCGCCGATCCTGAGTGCAGCCCATGTTTACCAGGTCGGCGCCGCCCGCGATGAACTCGCCCCGCATTTCCATGTCGATGCCGCCTTCCTGAAGCGCACGCCGAATTTGCTGCTCGTCTCTAGCAACGGCGCGGGCTTCGATCCCGTCGACGTCGAGGCCTGCACGGAGGCGGGCGTCGTGGTCGTCAACCAGTCCGGCGGCAACGCCCATTCGGTCGCCGAGCATGCGCTCGCGATGATGTTGACGCTGTCCAAGCGCATCATCCAGTCGGACCGCCGGCTGCGCCGTGAACGCGATGTCAACCGCAACGAACTCGTCGGCAACGAGGTCGAGCACAAGACCGTCGGCATCATCGGGCTCGGCAATGTCGGCCGCCGCATCGCCGCTTTGTGCAAGGGCCTGCTCGGCATGAAGGTGCTGGCCTATGACCCGTATCTTTCGGCCGAGGTCATGGCCGAGCGGGGCGGGGAGAAGGTCGAGCTCGACGAGCTTCTGCGCCGCTCCGATTTCGTCTCGATCTCCTGTCCGCTCAACAAGGGCAGCCGCAACATGATCAGCGTGCGCGAATTCGCGCTGATGCAGCCGCACGCCTATTTCATCACCACGGCGCGCGGCTTCATCCACGACGAGGACGCGCTGCTGCAGGCCTTGCGCGACAAGCGCATTGCGGGCGCCGGCCTCGACGTCTGGTCCAAGGAACCGCCGCCGCCGGAGCATCCGCTGCTCCAGTTCGACAACGTGCTGGCGAGCCCGCATACAGCGGGGGTGACGATCGAGGCGCGCCAGAACATGGGCCGCATCGCCGCCGAGCAGGTGCTGGAGACGCTCGACGGCAAGCGTCCGCCGCGCATCATCAATCCCGAAGTCTGGCCGCACTATGCAGAACGCTTCAAGCAGGCGTTCGGCGTGACGCCGGGGTAGGAGCTCGCGCCAAGCGTCCGGAATAACCGCCGGAAAGCTGCGCCGACCTTGATCCGCGTCAAAAACTCCCTCCCGCATCCGGCCTAAATGGGATTAGAGTGCCGCCGGGGCAGCAGGGAGGTCCCATGTCTACTTATGTCGTCAGGTTCATGAAGGACGTGCTCGGCCAGTACGGCCGGCACATCGAGGTGTGCCAGGGCACGCTCGAAATCGACGCCTGCGATGAGGACGAAGCCAAAGAGCGGGCCAAGGCGAAGTTTTGCAAGGATCAAGCCTTGCATCACTGGTCGCTGCATGCCGACCGCATCCAGGTCAGACCAGCTGACTTTCCATCGTAAGGCGTTATCGGGCGGGCGCCGTGACAGGCGGGGGCGCCGTCGTCCCCGCGCCGAGCGACCGTTGCACCATCACGGTATCGGACCAGCGGCCGTGGCGATAGGCGACACCGCAGAGCAGCCCGGCGCGCGCGAAGCCGAACTTCTCGTGCAGCGCCAGCGAGGGCGCGTTGTCGGCATCGATATAGCCGATCATCTGGCGAAAGCCGGCCGCCGCGCAGGCATCGATCAGGTCCTGGAGCAAAAGCCGCCCGACTCCGCGGCCGAGATGCTCGTGATGAACATAGATCGAGTGTTTCGCCGTGTAGCGGTAGGCCGGCCGCTTGCGGAATTGCACCGCATAGGCATAGCCCACGACCTCGCCGCGAAAGGTCGCGACCAGATGCGGTAGGCGGGTCTGCTTCAGGTTCTTGCGCCGGTCGCGCAGATCATCCGGCTCGGGTGCGCCGGTTCCCTCGACGTCGCGCGGCACGCCATTGCGGACGTGATGGCGGTAGATCGCCAGCATCGCCTCGACGTCGCCCTCGCGTGAGGGCCGCACCAAAACCCGTTCGTCACTCGCGCGCGCGGCTGCTTCGTTCATCGGCACCTACTCAGCAACGACGTAAGTATAGAGCCCGATGCGGCCGTTCGCATCGATCTCCTTGTAGACGCCCTGGATTTCCACATCGAAGCCCGGAAACGTGTTGAAGCAGGTCTCGAACATCTTGAGGTAATCGATCATGGGCTTGGCTCGTTCCGTCAGCCGCTCGCCGGGCACGATGGTGGCGATGCCGGGCGGATAGACCACGAACGGCGTGGTGGCGATGCGGCCCGCGATCGCCTCGATCGGCAGATAGTCGACGTCGTTGCGGAACAGATAGCGCGCGGCATCGCGCGGCGACATCGCGATTTCAGGCATGTGCTCGGGCATGAACTGCCGGGCCTGTAGCGCGCTGACGTCGGCGGCACGGAAGAAGCGGTGCATTTCGCCGCAGAGGTCGCGCAGCCGCGCGCCGGCGTAGCGCGCCTGCCGCCGCAGGTAGAACTCAGGGATGACGTCGGCCAGCAGCGCATTGTCGTCGTGCAGCTTCTTGAACGCGACAAGACCCGAGATCAGTGTGCCGGCCTTGCTCGCCTCGACGCCTGGCGTGAGCAGGAAGAGCATGGAGTTGAGATCGTTCTTCTCGGGAACGATGCGGTTTTCGCGTAAGTATTGCGCGACGACCGGCGCGGGGATGCCATGCTCGGCATAGGCGCCGGTGGTGCGGTCGAAGCCGGGCGTGAGCAGGGTCAGCTTGTTCGGGTCGGTCATGGCAAAGCCCTCAGTGAGGCCGGGGAAGCCATGCCAAGTGTCGTCGGGGGAGAGCTGCCACAGCGCGGGATTGGTGGCGAGCTCGTCGGTGGAGAGGGTCTCCCAGGCGACGTTGTGAGCGGCCCCGGGGCGGCCGACGTCGGGAATGGCGACGCGATCCGGCACGAATGGCTCGAAAAACCAGCGCCGCTCCGGATTTTGCTCCTTCTCTTCGAACTCCCGGCGCATCGCCCGCATCTTCTTGCGCAACTCGATGCCGAGCCGGATCGTGTCGTCCCACAGCACCTCGCCAGAGCGGCCCTTCATCATCTGCGCCCCGACATCCAATGACGCGAAGAGTGGATAGAACGGCGACGTGGAAGCGTGCTGCATGAAGCTCTCGTTGAAGCGGCGATGCTCGACGCGCCGCTTCTGGCCGCGGATGTGACGGTCCTTGATGTGGATCTGGGAGGCCTGCGAGAAGCTCGCGAGCTGCTTGTGCGTCGACTGGGTCGCGATGATGCCGGGTGCCTCCGGGGGAAGATTGGCCAGACTCATGGCGAAGCGGCCTGCATAGAGCGGATGGAATTTCATGAAGCCGGCCCAGGCTTCGTCGAACAGTATGTACTCGCAGAGATGGCCGACGCGCTTGAGGATCATCTCGGCGCTGTGGATCGTGCCGTCATAGGTGCATTGCTCGACGACCGCGACGCGGAACGGCCGTTCCTTGCGCCAGGCGTTCTTGTCCGTGACAAGCGGATGATTGCGGATCGCCTCGCGCAAAGTCTTCTCGTCGAGCAAGTCCCAGCGCATCGGACCGATCAGACCCCATGCGTTGCGGATGGTCGGCACGTAGATTGGCACGCCGCCATTGATCATCAGCGCGCCATGATGGGCGGCCTTGTGGTTGTTGCGGTCGAACAGCACGAGGTCGCCGTCGGTGACGAGCGCGCCGAGCGCGACCTTGTTCGAGGTCGAGGTGCCGTTGAGCACGAAATAGGTCTTTTCCGCACTGAAGATTTGCGCGGCCTCTTTCTGCGCCCTCAGCGCGGGGCCTTCGTGGGTGAGGAGGTCGCCAAGATCGAGCACGGAATTGTCGAGGTCGTCGCGGAACACGGACTCGCCGAGATGCTCGACGAAGACCCGGCCGATCGGGCTGCGGTTGTAGAACACGCCGCCATTGTGCCCCGGGCAGGTCCAGAGCTGATTGCCTTCCTCTGCATAATCGACCAGCGCGCCGAAGAACGGCGTCTTCAGAGTTTCGGCATATTGCTTCAGCCGGCTGATCAGGTTCTTGGCGATGAAGGTCGGGGTCTCCTCGGACAGGAAGACGTAACCGTCGATGAAATCGAGCACCTCGACCGGCAGATCCTCGAACCTTTTGCGGCGGATCAACAGGATGATCGGGAAATCGAGTCCACGACGCCGCATCAGATTGATCAGCGCCGAGGTCTTGCCTTCCAGGCCCTTCTTGCCCCAATCCACCACCATGCAGCCGATCGCGGCATCAGTCTGCACCGCCATCTCGGCATCCTCCAGCTTGCGGGCCCGGACCACCTCGAAGCCGGAGCGCTGGATCTCCTCGATGATCTGGTTGAAGCGGACGCCTTCGAGATCGTCGGCGTCGAACACAGGTGCGGCGAACAGGAAGTTGAAGCGCTTGAAGTAGTCCATGTCGGATCCCGAATGTGGCGGAGATACCAGCTCTCTGCACATTCGATGACAGTTGGATGACAGGAGCCGAGCGTTGCTAGAAGTTCGAAGGCTGGTGGCCTCAATCGAGCAGCTTGTCCAGCGTGATCGGGAAACGCCGGATACGCTTGCCGGTGGCATGATAGACCGCGTTCGCAATCGCCGCGGGCACGCCAACGATGCCGATTTCGCCGAGACCCTTGACGCCCAACCTGTTGATGTGGTCGTCGGGCTCGTCGACGAAAATCACGTCGATGTCGTGGACGTCGGCGTTCACGGGAATGTGGTATTCGGCGATATTCGCGTTCATGATGCGGCCGAAGCGGTGGTCCATCAACGTCTCCTCGTGCAGCGCCATCCCGATCCCCCAGACCACGCCGCCCATGATCTGACTGCGGCCGGTCTTGGTGTTCAGGATGCGCCCGGCCGCGATCGCGCTCACAACTCGCGTGACGCGGATGACGCCGAGCTCTTCATCCACCTTGACCTCGGCGAAGACGGCAGAATGCGTGTTGCGCGCGTGCGACTTGTCCTCGGCGAACTCGTTCAGCTTCTCCTTCTCGATCCGTTCGACCTGGCCATGACGCATCGCATCGGCGATCGAAACGGCGCGGCTCCTGTCGGCGGCCTTGGCGACCGTGCCGTCGAGGAGAATGATGTCGGGCGCATCGACGCCGGCGAGTGGCGAGGCAGGCATCGCCTTGGCGTATCGTGCGAGCTCGCGGCGAATCTCTTCGGCTGCGCCCAGCACGGCATGCGCACTCGAGGCGGCCATCCATGAGCCGCCTTCCACGGGTGCCTGCGGGAGGGTCGAGTCCGCGAGCTTGACGCTGATGTTCTCGATCGGCAGGCCGAGGGCATCGGCCGCGACCTGCGCCACGATGGTATAAGTGCCGGTGCCGATATCGGACGCGGCGCAGGAGACCTCGGCATGGCCGTTGGCCGTCAGCACGATGCGGACGGCGACCGGCATCTGCAGCGCCTCCCACACGCCCGTTGCCATGCCCCAGCCGACGAGTTCCTTGCCGTCGCGCATCGAGCGGAGTGCGGGATTGCGGCGGCTCCAGCCGAAAGCTTCCGCGCCGCGGGCGTAACATTCGCGCAACTGCTTGCTGGTGTAGGGCAGGCCTCCGGTCTGGTCGCGATCCGAGTAGCACCTCAGACGCAGTTCGATCGGGTCGAGCCTGAGCGCGACGGCCAGTTCGTCCATGGCACATTCGAGCGCGCAGACGCCCGTTGCGGCTCCCGGCGCGCGCATGTCGCAGGGGGTCGCGACGTCGAGGTCGACCAGCTTGTGGGAATGGTGGCTGTTGGGGCTCTTGTAGAGCTGCTCGGCCCAGCCGGTGTCGTTGCGCGAGAAATCCTCGTAGCGGGAGGTCACGGCAATCGCTTCATGAGTGACCGCATCGAGCGTGCCATCAGGCTTGGCACCGAGCGCAACGCGCTCGATGGTCATGGGACGAAAGCCGAGGCCGTACATCTGCCGTCGCGTCAGCACGACGCGGACAGATCGCTTCAGTGCGAGAGCGGCAAGCGTTGCCAGCACTACCTGGTGCTGCGGCCGCAAGCCGGAGCCGAAGGCGCCGCCGACATAGGGCGAGATCACGCGGATGTCGTCCGGCTTCTTGCCGAAAACGCTGCAAAGAAACTTCTGCACGTTCTGAACGCCCTGCGTCTTGTCGTAGACCGTGAGCCTACCGCCGCCGTCCCAGACCGCCGTCGTCGCATAGAGCTCCATCGGATTGTGATGCTCGCTGGGAATGACGTAGTCCGCCTCGTGGCGAACGGCCGCCCGCGCTAGCGCTGTTGTCGCGTCACCACGCGGCTTGTGCGGCTGATCCACTTTGGCGGCCTTGCCGCGTTCGGATTCGAGATCGGTCGCAAACGGCTCCTGCTCATATTCGACGTGAACGCGGGTTGCGGCGAACTTGGCGGTCTCCCAATCCTCGGCGACGACGAGTGCGATGGGCTGGCCGTTGAACTTGATCCTGTCGTCGTACAGCGGGCGGAAAGGCGAGCCCTTCTCCGGCGCCACCTCGTCCTTCCAGGCTTCGTCCTTGTCGGCGAGAGGCGGGCGATGCGCATGGGTGAGCACGTCGACTACGCCCTTCACCTTCAGCGCCTCGCTGGTATCCAGGCGAGCGATGCGCCCGCGCGGAATGGTGGCTTCGACCACGAAGCCATGAAGGAGGCCGTCTGTTGCGAATTCGCCGGCATATTTGGCGGCTCCGGTGACCTTGGCCCGGCCGTCGACGCGCGACGTTGGTGTTCCGACATAGGCGTTCATCGGACCCTCATGCGATCTTCTTGTGAGCTTGTGATTGCGGCGTTGCGCTCGTGGCCTGCATCAGCGTACGCACGACGGCTCGGCGCGCCAGCTCGATCTTGAATCCATTGTGCGAACGAGCGGTTGCTCCCTGCAGCAGCAGGTCGGCAGCGCGCCCGAAATGATCCGGAGTTGCCGCCTGGCCCCGCAACGCCGCTTCGGCCTCGAGGCTTCGCCAGGGCTTGTGAGCCACGCCGCCGAGGGCAAGCCGCGCTTCGCTGATCGCGTTGCCCTCCACTTCGAGCGCGGCCGCGACCGAGACCAGGGCGAAAGCGTAGGACAGCCGGTCGCGGATCTTCAGATAACTGTAGTTCCGGGCAAAGCTGTGCGGCGGCAGCTCGATTGCGGTGATGATCTCACCCCTGCCGAGAATCGTATCGAGATGAGGCTTGTCGTCCGGAAGCCGATGGAAATCCGTCAGAGCAACGGTGCGCGCACCAGTGGGTCCTGCGGTGTGCACGAGCGCACCGAGCGCGGCCAGCGCGACGCTCATGTCGGATGGATTGGTCGCGATGCAGGACTTGCTGGTGCCGAGGATGGCGTGGTTACGGTTGAGGCCGTCGAGCGCTGAGCAGCCTGTGCCGGGACTTCGCTTGTTGCACGGCGTCGTGGTGTCATAGAAATAGGCGCAGCGTGTTCGCTGCATCAGATTGCCGCCGACCGATGCCATGTTGCGCAGTTGCGCGGAGGCGCCGGCCAGGATCGCGCTGGCGAGCAGGGGATAGCGCTGTTCGATCAGCGGATGGTAGGCGAGGTCCGAATTCGGCACCAGGGCGCCGATGCGCAGGCCGCCGTCGGCGGTCTCCTCGATCTCGCGAAGCGGCAAGCGAGAAATGTCGATCAGCCGGGAGGGCCGTTCGACATTCTCCTTCATGAGGTCGATCAGGTTGGTGCCGCCGGCAATCAGCTTCGCGCCGGGATCGGCGGCGAGCAGGCGAATGGCGTGGGCAATATCGCTCGCGCGGGAATACTGGAAGTTGTTCATGATCGGCTCATTGCCTGCTCGATTGCCGCCACGATGTTGGGGTAGGCGCCGCAGCGGCAGAGATTTCCGCTCATCAGTTCTCTGATCTCGTCGGCATTCCGCGCACGGCCCTCGGCCAACAGGCCCGCGGCGGAGCAAATCTGCCCCGGCGTGCAATAGCCGCATTGGAATGCGTCGTGATCGATGAAGGCCTGTTGCAGCGGGTGAAGCGCGCCATCCTTGGCGAGGCCTTCGATGGTCGTGATCTCGGCGCCATCCTTCATGACCGCGAGCGTCAGGCACGAATTGACGCGCCGACCGTCGACCAGCACGGTGCAGGCGCCGCATTGGCCGTGATCGCAGCCTTTCTTGGTGCCCGTCAGCGCAAGATGATCGCGCAATGCGTCCAGCAGTGTGGTCCAGGGTATGAGATCGAGCGTATGGTCAACGCCATTGATGACGAGATGAACCGGAATGCGTTCGGGAATGTCGTGCGCGACATCGCTCATGTCCTGCTCCCTGCGCCGGCGACCGAGCCGTGACGTCAGCCATGCTGACGCGGAGGCACGTCGCCTCCGCCCCGCCAAAGGCGTCCAACGGACAACCGGCTGCTTGGTTCCCTGCCGAATTATGGCGCCCGCGACACGGCGGTCAGCGTTTCGCCTCGCCGAACACCACGGTCGGCACGGCGCGGTTGACGATCTCGCGCAGCGCGAAGCTGGACTGCACCCGGGCGACGCGTGGCAGCCGCGACAACTCGGTGCGGTGGATGCGCTCGAAATCCTGGATGTCGCGGGCAAGCACGATCAGGATGTAGTCGTCGGTCCCCGACATCAGGAAACAGCGCACGACGGAGGGGCATTTCACCACCTCCGCCTCGAACGCCTTCAACGCGTCGTCGCTCTGGCTCTCCAGCGCGATGCGGACCAGCACCGTCGTCGTGAGGCCGAACTGCGCCAGATCGAGCGCGGCATGATAGGCCTGAATATAGCCGTCATCTTCCAACGCCTTCTGCCGCCGCGCCATCGCCGTGCTCGACAGGCCGATCTTGTGGGCGAGTTCGGTGTGGCTCGCCCGCGCATTGGTCGTGAGTTCCGCAAGGATGGCGAGATCTTTCCGGTCGAGGGCCAAGGTGTTGTTTCCAGCGCTAAAGGGCATTTTCGCGCCGGAAACCGGCGCGGACCTTTCGAGCCTAGCGGATATTTGCACGAAACCAAACTACCGGCACCGCTACGATGATGAGCGGAATCAATGCTTGAGGAGGAGCTGAAGATGCGCGTCGGTGTCCCCAAAGAGATCAAGGTGCAGGAATATCGCGTCGGGCTCACTCCGGGCGCGGTCCGTGAATATGTCGCGGCCGGGCACCAAGTGATGGTCGAGACCGGCGCCGGCAGCGGCATCGGCGCCTCCGACGAGGTCTATCGGCGGGCAGGGGCCGCGATCGCCGAAAGCGCCCGGGACGTCTTCGCCAAGTCCGAGATGATCGTGAAGGTGAAGGAGCCGCAGAAAAGCGAATGGGCTCAACTGGGCGAAAACCAGATCCTGTTCACTTATCTCCATCTTGCGCCGGATCCGGAGCAGGCGAAGGGCCTGCTTGCCTCCGGGTGCACCGCGATCGCCTACGAGACCGTCACGGACGCGAGCGGTCACCTCCCGCTGCTCGCGCCGATGAGCGAAGTCGCCGGCCGCCTTGCGATCGAGGCCGCCGGCGCCGCGCTCAGGCGATCGGCGGGCGGCCGAGGGCTGCTGCTCGGCGGAGTGCCGGGCGTGCAGCCGGCGCGGCTGGTCGTGCTCGGCGGCGGCGTGGTGGGAACGCAGGCGGCGCGCATGGCCGCAGGCCTCGGCGCTGAAGTCACGGTGATCGATCGCTCGATTCCACGTCTGCGCCAGCTGGACGATCTCTTTGTCGGAAGGGTGCGCACCCGCTTCTCGACGATCGAGTCGGTCGAGGAGGAGGTGTTCGCCGCCGACGTCGTGATCGGCGCTGTGCTGGTGCCGGGCGCGAGCGCCCCGAGGCTGGTCACGCGCGCGATGTTGAAGTCGATGCGGCCGGGCGCGGTGCTGGTCGACGTCGCCATCGACCAGGGCGGCTGCTTCGAGACCTCGCATCCGACCACGCACACCGAACCGACCTATGAGGTCGAAGGCATCGTGCATTATTGCGTCGCCAATATGCCTGGCGCGGTGCCGGTGACGTCGAGCCAAGCGCTCAACAACGCGACGCTGCCGTTCGGCCTGATGCTGGCGAACAAGGGCTTTGCCGCGGTGCTGGAGAATCCTCACTTGCGCAACGGGCTCAACGTGCATCGCGGCCGGATCACGAACAAGGCGGTGGCGGAAAGCCTGGGCCTGGAGTTCGCTCCGGTGGAGAGCGGGCTGGCGGCCTAGCGCTTATGCCGGCTTGCGATGACGACTGCCGAGCGCGGCCTCGATCGTCTCAGGTCTCTCGATCCGCTCGATCAGCATGTCGATGCGATCGCCGCCCCAGAACAGCTCGCCGTTGAACACCATGGTGGGCACGCCGAACACGCCGAGCGCTTCGGCATCAAAGATGATGCGGTCATGTTCGGCGCGTGCAGGGCCGTGCACGTAGGCCTCGAACTCGCTGGCCGAGCCGCCGCATGATGTGATGACATCCGTGATTGCGGCGA comes from Bradyrhizobium sp. CCGE-LA001 and encodes:
- a CDS encoding hydroxyacid dehydrogenase, encoding MSVNNKRVFYVKYLANPIYIDILKARPDVRLDRIENESPEDFYAPILSAAHVYQVGAARDELAPHFHVDAAFLKRTPNLLLVSSNGAGFDPVDVEACTEAGVVVVNQSGGNAHSVAEHALAMMLTLSKRIIQSDRRLRRERDVNRNELVGNEVEHKTVGIIGLGNVGRRIAALCKGLLGMKVLAYDPYLSAEVMAERGGEKVELDELLRRSDFVSISCPLNKGSRNMISVREFALMQPHAYFITTARGFIHDEDALLQALRDKRIAGAGLDVWSKEPPPPEHPLLQFDNVLASPHTAGVTIEARQNMGRIAAEQVLETLDGKRPPRIINPEVWPHYAERFKQAFGVTPG
- a CDS encoding GNAT family N-acetyltransferase encodes the protein MNEAAARASDERVLVRPSREGDVEAMLAIYRHHVRNGVPRDVEGTGAPEPDDLRDRRKNLKQTRLPHLVATFRGEVVGYAYAVQFRKRPAYRYTAKHSIYVHHEHLGRGVGRLLLQDLIDACAAAGFRQMIGYIDADNAPSLALHEKFGFARAGLLCGVAYRHGRWSDTVMVQRSLGAGTTAPPPVTAPAR
- a CDS encoding Orn/Lys/Arg decarboxylase N-terminal domain-containing protein, translated to MDYFKRFNFLFAAPVFDADDLEGVRFNQIIEEIQRSGFEVVRARKLEDAEMAVQTDAAIGCMVVDWGKKGLEGKTSALINLMRRRGLDFPIILLIRRKRFEDLPVEVLDFIDGYVFLSEETPTFIAKNLISRLKQYAETLKTPFFGALVDYAEEGNQLWTCPGHNGGVFYNRSPIGRVFVEHLGESVFRDDLDNSVLDLGDLLTHEGPALRAQKEAAQIFSAEKTYFVLNGTSTSNKVALGALVTDGDLVLFDRNNHKAAHHGALMINGGVPIYVPTIRNAWGLIGPMRWDLLDEKTLREAIRNHPLVTDKNAWRKERPFRVAVVEQCTYDGTIHSAEMILKRVGHLCEYILFDEAWAGFMKFHPLYAGRFAMSLANLPPEAPGIIATQSTHKQLASFSQASQIHIKDRHIRGQKRRVEHRRFNESFMQHASTSPFYPLFASLDVGAQMMKGRSGEVLWDDTIRLGIELRKKMRAMRREFEEKEQNPERRWFFEPFVPDRVAIPDVGRPGAAHNVAWETLSTDELATNPALWQLSPDDTWHGFPGLTEGFAMTDPNKLTLLTPGFDRTTGAYAEHGIPAPVVAQYLRENRIVPEKNDLNSMLFLLTPGVEASKAGTLISGLVAFKKLHDDNALLADVIPEFYLRRQARYAGARLRDLCGEMHRFFRAADVSALQARQFMPEHMPEIAMSPRDAARYLFRNDVDYLPIEAIAGRIATTPFVVYPPGIATIVPGERLTERAKPMIDYLKMFETCFNTFPGFDVEIQGVYKEIDANGRIGLYTYVVAE
- a CDS encoding xanthine dehydrogenase family protein molybdopterin-binding subunit; translation: MNAYVGTPTSRVDGRAKVTGAAKYAGEFATDGLLHGFVVEATIPRGRIARLDTSEALKVKGVVDVLTHAHRPPLADKDEAWKDEVAPEKGSPFRPLYDDRIKFNGQPIALVVAEDWETAKFAATRVHVEYEQEPFATDLESERGKAAKVDQPHKPRGDATTALARAAVRHEADYVIPSEHHNPMELYATTAVWDGGGRLTVYDKTQGVQNVQKFLCSVFGKKPDDIRVISPYVGGAFGSGLRPQHQVVLATLAALALKRSVRVVLTRRQMYGLGFRPMTIERVALGAKPDGTLDAVTHEAIAVTSRYEDFSRNDTGWAEQLYKSPNSHHSHKLVDLDVATPCDMRAPGAATGVCALECAMDELAVALRLDPIELRLRCYSDRDQTGGLPYTSKQLRECYARGAEAFGWSRRNPALRSMRDGKELVGWGMATGVWEALQMPVAVRIVLTANGHAEVSCAASDIGTGTYTIVAQVAADALGLPIENISVKLADSTLPQAPVEGGSWMAASSAHAVLGAAEEIRRELARYAKAMPASPLAGVDAPDIILLDGTVAKAADRSRAVSIADAMRHGQVERIEKEKLNEFAEDKSHARNTHSAVFAEVKVDEELGVIRVTRVVSAIAAGRILNTKTGRSQIMGGVVWGIGMALHEETLMDHRFGRIMNANIAEYHIPVNADVHDIDVIFVDEPDDHINRLGVKGLGEIGIVGVPAAIANAVYHATGKRIRRFPITLDKLLD
- a CDS encoding FAD binding domain-containing protein, producing the protein MNNFQYSRASDIAHAIRLLAADPGAKLIAGGTNLIDLMKENVERPSRLIDISRLPLREIEETADGGLRIGALVPNSDLAYHPLIEQRYPLLASAILAGASAQLRNMASVGGNLMQRTRCAYFYDTTTPCNKRSPGTGCSALDGLNRNHAILGTSKSCIATNPSDMSVALAALGALVHTAGPTGARTVALTDFHRLPDDKPHLDTILGRGEIITAIELPPHSFARNYSYLKIRDRLSYAFALVSVAAALEVEGNAISEARLALGGVAHKPWRSLEAEAALRGQAATPDHFGRAADLLLQGATARSHNGFKIELARRAVVRTLMQATSATPQSQAHKKIA
- a CDS encoding (2Fe-2S)-binding protein encodes the protein MSDVAHDIPERIPVHLVINGVDHTLDLIPWTTLLDALRDHLALTGTKKGCDHGQCGACTVLVDGRRVNSCLTLAVMKDGAEITTIEGLAKDGALHPLQQAFIDHDAFQCGYCTPGQICSAAGLLAEGRARNADEIRELMSGNLCRCGAYPNIVAAIEQAMSRS
- a CDS encoding Lrp/AsnC family transcriptional regulator; this encodes MALDRKDLAILAELTTNARASHTELAHKIGLSSTAMARRQKALEDDGYIQAYHAALDLAQFGLTTTVLVRIALESQSDDALKAFEAEVVKCPSVVRCFLMSGTDDYILIVLARDIQDFERIHRTELSRLPRVARVQSSFALREIVNRAVPTVVFGEAKR
- the ald gene encoding alanine dehydrogenase, with amino-acid sequence MRVGVPKEIKVQEYRVGLTPGAVREYVAAGHQVMVETGAGSGIGASDEVYRRAGAAIAESARDVFAKSEMIVKVKEPQKSEWAQLGENQILFTYLHLAPDPEQAKGLLASGCTAIAYETVTDASGHLPLLAPMSEVAGRLAIEAAGAALRRSAGGRGLLLGGVPGVQPARLVVLGGGVVGTQAARMAAGLGAEVTVIDRSIPRLRQLDDLFVGRVRTRFSTIESVEEEVFAADVVIGAVLVPGASAPRLVTRAMLKSMRPGAVLVDVAIDQGGCFETSHPTTHTEPTYEVEGIVHYCVANMPGAVPVTSSQALNNATLPFGLMLANKGFAAVLENPHLRNGLNVHRGRITNKAVAESLGLEFAPVESGLAA